One part of the Desulfonema ishimotonii genome encodes these proteins:
- a CDS encoding DMT family transporter, producing MDLRTFRSNTLLLITATIWGFAFVAQRLGMDHVGPFTFNGVRFALGALSLIPLMLITRKHTAEAGYPASRNTLKKLLSGGLMAGGALFTGASLQQVGLLHTTAGNAGFITGLYVVIVPLMGLFWKQRPAGGTWAGAALAAIGLYFLCITDRFTIAYGDFLELIGAFFWAGHVLLIGWLSPRTDALRLAFVQFVACSVLSLITGFLIETVTLEGILRAGVPILYGGLGSVGIAYTLQVVAQKDAHPAHAAIILSMESPFAALGGWLLLDEVLSGRSLFGCGLMLSGMIVSQLAPYLFRSESRRAEAAL from the coding sequence ATGGACCTGCGGACATTCAGATCCAATACCCTGCTGCTGATCACAGCCACCATCTGGGGGTTTGCCTTTGTCGCCCAGCGGCTGGGCATGGATCACGTCGGCCCCTTCACCTTTAACGGTGTGCGCTTTGCCCTGGGGGCGCTCTCACTGATCCCGCTGATGCTCATTACCCGGAAACATACGGCGGAAGCCGGATATCCCGCATCCCGGAACACCCTGAAAAAACTTCTGTCCGGCGGTTTGATGGCCGGGGGGGCGCTGTTCACAGGCGCATCCCTGCAACAGGTGGGCCTGCTGCACACCACTGCCGGTAATGCGGGATTTATCACCGGCCTCTATGTGGTCATCGTCCCCCTCATGGGCCTTTTCTGGAAACAGCGCCCGGCCGGCGGCACCTGGGCCGGTGCGGCTCTGGCGGCCATCGGCCTCTATTTCCTCTGCATCACAGACCGGTTTACCATTGCCTATGGCGATTTTCTGGAGCTGATCGGCGCGTTCTTCTGGGCCGGTCACGTCCTCCTCATCGGCTGGCTTTCGCCCAGAACCGACGCCCTCCGGCTGGCATTTGTCCAGTTTGTGGCCTGCTCTGTGCTGAGCCTGATCACCGGATTTCTCATCGAAACCGTGACCCTGGAGGGGATTCTCCGGGCCGGGGTGCCGATTCTGTACGGCGGCCTCGGTTCGGTCGGCATTGCCTACACCCTTCAGGTGGTGGCCCAGAAAGACGCCCACCCGGCCCATGCGGCCATTATCCTCAGCATGGAATCGCCCTTTGCAGCTCTGGGCGGCTGGCTCCTGCTGGACGAAGTGCTTTCCGGCAGAAGCCTGTTCGGATGCGGCCTCATGCTCTCCGGCATGATCGTCTCCCAGCTCGCGCCCTACCTCTTCCGCTCAGAATCCCGCCGGGCCGAAGCCGCCTTATGA
- a CDS encoding DMT family transporter, translating into MTLKGYGFILAAAGLWGLIGPISKFAFQEGVTPLEVAFWRAILAWALFAAHAVLRRQVRMARRDIPVALLFGITGVTCFYGFYLLSIQGGGAALAAVLLYTAPAWVAVLSRFFLKETLTPVKLTALFLTLTGVTTVSLSGAGGNLSLGLRPVIFGLLSGFCYALYYIFGKYFSSCK; encoded by the coding sequence ATGACCCTGAAAGGCTATGGCTTCATTCTGGCGGCGGCCGGACTCTGGGGGCTGATCGGCCCCATCTCCAAATTCGCATTTCAGGAAGGTGTGACGCCCCTGGAAGTCGCCTTCTGGCGGGCGATTCTGGCCTGGGCACTTTTTGCCGCACACGCCGTTCTCCGCCGGCAGGTGCGCATGGCGCGGCGGGATATTCCCGTGGCCCTGCTCTTCGGCATAACAGGCGTCACCTGCTTTTACGGGTTTTATCTGCTCTCCATCCAGGGCGGGGGCGCGGCACTGGCGGCAGTGCTGCTGTACACCGCGCCCGCATGGGTGGCGGTCCTCTCGCGATTTTTCCTGAAAGAGACCCTGACACCGGTCAAACTGACAGCCCTGTTCCTGACGCTGACCGGAGTGACCACTGTCTCCCTGTCCGGCGCCGGGGGAAACCTCAGCCTCGGCCTCCGGCCCGTTATTTTCGGACTGCTCTCCGGGTTCTGCTACGCCCTCTACTATATCTTCGGCAAATATTTTTCCTCCTGTAAATAA
- a CDS encoding DMT family transporter — MDHIFPQDSDRMAGPGRTGLYLHLRGQFFYYVGLKHLEATRAAVTATMEPVMAAGIAWLWWGEYFSPLGYAGSALVLMSVLLMMWDGTRTGT; from the coding sequence GTGGATCACATTTTCCCACAAGACTCTGACCGCATGGCTGGCCCTGGGCGCACTGGCCTTTATCTGCACCTACGGGGCCAATTTTTTTACTATGTCGGCCTGAAGCACCTGGAGGCGACCCGCGCCGCCGTTACCGCGACGATGGAGCCGGTCATGGCGGCGGGGATTGCCTGGCTCTGGTGGGGGGAATATTTCTCCCCGCTGGGCTATGCGGGCAGCGCGCTGGTGCTGATGAGCGTGCTGCTGATGATGTGGGACGGCACAAGAACAGGCACGTAA
- a CDS encoding PHP domain-containing protein, which translates to MGCRDAAGVDLHIHSTASDGTLSPGEIVNTARQLGLKAIAITDHDTLAGVRAAIDGGIPQSLRFLTGLEISAASPRRFPCHGSFHILGYAIRPDDPPLNRALVRLQEARKNRNPRIIGQLRQLGFDITLKEVAAHAGDAQIGRPHIARLMKEKGFVCSVEAAFDRYLGTGKPAYADKYRISCREAISLIRGAGGIAVLAHPGLLKPVRPFDAEEMIAALRAMGLKGIEVFYPEHDAGQTAFYGEIARRYGLVKTGGTDFHGAIKPGLKMGSGNGDGFCVPFSVYEAITRSV; encoded by the coding sequence TTGGGCTGTAGAGACGCCGCCGGAGTTGACCTGCACATTCACTCCACCGCCTCAGACGGAACACTTTCGCCGGGTGAGATCGTCAACACGGCCCGGCAACTGGGACTGAAAGCGATTGCCATTACAGATCACGACACGCTGGCCGGTGTCAGAGCGGCCATTGACGGCGGTATTCCGCAGTCGCTCCGCTTCCTGACCGGTCTTGAAATCAGCGCCGCATCTCCCCGGCGATTTCCCTGCCACGGCAGTTTTCACATCCTCGGTTACGCCATCCGCCCTGATGATCCGCCCCTTAACCGTGCGCTGGTCCGCCTTCAGGAGGCCAGAAAAAACAGGAATCCCCGGATCATCGGACAGCTGCGGCAACTGGGATTTGATATCACCCTGAAAGAGGTGGCGGCCCATGCGGGAGACGCCCAGATCGGACGTCCGCATATCGCCCGGCTGATGAAAGAGAAGGGCTTTGTATGCTCCGTGGAAGCGGCCTTTGATCGCTACCTCGGGACCGGAAAACCCGCCTATGCGGACAAATACCGGATCAGTTGCCGGGAGGCCATTTCTCTCATACGGGGGGCGGGGGGCATTGCCGTGCTGGCCCATCCGGGGCTGCTGAAGCCGGTGCGCCCCTTTGATGCTGAAGAGATGATCGCTGCGCTCCGGGCCATGGGCCTGAAGGGCATTGAAGTCTTTTACCCCGAACACGATGCCGGACAGACGGCATTTTACGGTGAAATTGCCCGGCGGTACGGTCTGGTAAAGACCGGCGGGACTGATTTTCACGGCGCAATAAAACCGGGTCTGAAGATGGGGTCCGGAAACGGGGATGGTTTCTGCGTCCCGTTTTCGGTCTACGAAGCCATCACCCGGTCTGTTTAA
- the cytX gene encoding putative hydroxymethylpyrimidine transporter CytX, whose translation MIDIQPINISQRNLGGTDYFLLWAGVAVSLAEIWAGGFLAPMGFWSGFWAIILGHVIGNTLMGLGGIIGSDHGITAMVSVRPAFGLRGADLAAVLNIIQLIGWAAIMLVIGGQAGAMLGASAGGIWADHRFWVVAIGGGTLLWALYTGKPFWKVIQNSAVIALLLMVIVMTWVSVREFGSGLSAGKQSGLPFMIGLDLVIAMPISWLPLVADYSRFSRKTGPAFWNTWWGYFIISSWMYLIGLMATLETGNTDPGILMLEIMGKVGLAIPALMLVVFSTITSDFPDIYSATCSMMTISRKLTASAFMWIAGILAILVALIFPASQYENFLLFIGGMFVPLFGVVLTDYYIVRRQQIRVAEISKVGGAYWYSGGFNGIAILSWAVGFAIFEVIAIMKYPVGGSLPSMLAAGGLYLMLMRTRKEENAGG comes from the coding sequence ATGATCGATATTCAACCGATAAATATCTCACAGCGTAATCTCGGAGGAACAGACTATTTTCTGCTCTGGGCCGGCGTGGCCGTCTCCCTGGCCGAGATCTGGGCTGGCGGGTTTCTCGCGCCCATGGGCTTCTGGAGCGGCTTCTGGGCCATCATCCTGGGGCATGTCATCGGCAACACCCTCATGGGGCTGGGCGGCATCATCGGCTCGGATCACGGCATCACGGCAATGGTTTCCGTGCGCCCGGCCTTTGGCCTGCGCGGGGCCGATCTGGCCGCAGTCCTTAACATCATTCAGCTCATCGGGTGGGCCGCCATCATGCTTGTGATCGGCGGACAGGCCGGGGCCATGCTGGGCGCATCAGCCGGGGGCATCTGGGCCGATCACCGGTTCTGGGTGGTGGCCATAGGCGGCGGCACCCTGCTCTGGGCGCTGTACACGGGCAAACCCTTCTGGAAAGTGATCCAGAATTCCGCCGTTATCGCCCTGCTCCTGATGGTCATTGTGATGACCTGGGTATCGGTCCGGGAATTCGGCAGCGGGCTGAGTGCCGGAAAGCAGAGCGGCCTCCCCTTTATGATCGGGCTGGATCTGGTGATCGCCATGCCCATCTCCTGGCTGCCCCTGGTGGCTGACTATTCCCGCTTCTCCAGGAAGACCGGCCCGGCCTTCTGGAATACCTGGTGGGGCTATTTCATTATCTCCTCATGGATGTATCTCATCGGCCTTATGGCAACCCTGGAAACCGGCAACACCGACCCCGGCATCCTGATGCTGGAGATCATGGGCAAGGTGGGGCTGGCGATTCCGGCCCTGATGCTGGTGGTTTTCTCCACCATCACCTCGGATTTCCCGGACATCTACTCGGCCACCTGCTCCATGATGACCATTTCCCGGAAGCTGACCGCCAGCGCCTTCATGTGGATCGCGGGGATTCTCGCCATTCTCGTGGCCCTGATTTTCCCGGCCAGTCAGTATGAAAACTTCCTGCTCTTCATCGGCGGCATGTTCGTGCCCCTGTTCGGCGTGGTGCTGACCGATTATTATATCGTCCGCAGACAGCAGATCCGGGTGGCGGAAATCTCCAAAGTGGGCGGCGCATACTGGTATTCCGGCGGATTTAATGGTATAGCCATCCTGTCGTGGGCCGTGGGCTTTGCGATCTTCGAGGTCATCGCCATTATGAAATATCCCGTGGGCGGTTCCCTTCCCTCAATGCTCGCAGCCGGCGGATTGTATCTGATGCTGATGAGAACCCGAAAAGAGGAGAATGCCGGTGGATGA
- a CDS encoding EF-hand domain-containing protein — MKQIILFAGLMLTLAANGFADCGADHCGHGKYHKGLSEYGVHWKDLDTSSDDTLSWEEFSARFPGKDRGVFDAIDTDKSGSVSREEWHSFKSAHGYDGGHKKKYHRGDLPDPSGYMVHLPDIDKNGDDALSWDEFKGHFPDTTREVFDAIDLNKDDALDHDEWHQFKAAHGYGQHKND, encoded by the coding sequence ATGAAACAAATCATTCTGTTTGCAGGCCTGATGCTGACGCTGGCCGCCAACGGTTTTGCCGACTGCGGGGCCGATCACTGCGGACATGGAAAATATCACAAGGGGCTCAGCGAATACGGGGTTCACTGGAAAGATCTGGATACGAGCAGTGACGATACCCTGAGCTGGGAGGAGTTCAGCGCCCGTTTTCCCGGCAAAGACCGGGGTGTGTTTGACGCCATTGATACCGACAAAAGCGGATCGGTCAGCCGGGAGGAGTGGCACTCGTTCAAGTCAGCCCACGGATACGACGGCGGCCATAAGAAAAAATATCACAGGGGCGACCTGCCCGACCCGTCCGGCTATATGGTCCACCTGCCCGACATCGACAAAAACGGTGATGACGCCCTGAGCTGGGATGAATTCAAAGGCCATTTCCCGGATACCACGCGGGAAGTGTTTGACGCCATTGACCTGAATAAAGACGACGCTCTGGACCATGATGAATGGCATCAGTTCAAAGCTGCCCACGGGTACGGCCAGCATAAAAACGATTAG
- the dksA gene encoding RNA polymerase-binding protein DksA, giving the protein MKQDDLDFFKALLSKRLEELLNQADDTVSGMTDQKENFPDPTDRAALEADRNFMLRIRDRENKLIKKIKKALDRIEAGTFGICDTCGEDISVERIKARPVTTQCIDCKTKQEAMENALGL; this is encoded by the coding sequence ATGAAACAGGATGATCTTGATTTCTTTAAGGCGCTTCTGAGCAAACGACTGGAAGAACTTCTGAATCAGGCAGATGATACGGTATCCGGTATGACCGACCAGAAAGAGAACTTTCCGGACCCGACAGACCGGGCAGCTCTGGAAGCGGACCGTAACTTCATGCTCCGTATCAGAGACAGGGAGAATAAACTGATCAAAAAAATCAAAAAGGCTCTGGATCGCATTGAGGCCGGGACATTCGGCATCTGCGATACCTGCGGCGAAGATATATCCGTCGAACGGATCAAAGCCCGTCCGGTAACGACCCAGTGTATTGACTGCAAAACAAAGCAGGAGGCGATGGAGAACGCCCTTGGGCTGTAG
- a CDS encoding molybdopterin-containing oxidoreductase family protein translates to MTDEIRWHKTHCARMDHGGCALVVGVRDNRIVKIKGDPAGYLNRGYVCPKGLASADRLSHPRRLKYPLKRTGKRGEGQWQRISWDEALDTVSENLDRVRARYGAKGVAFCQGMPKGMEHFVMIRLANLFGSPNVVAVQDVCHAPREVTGMHTCGFYPVADFHHPSESVLLWGSNILHTNEEGEICRLLLDRLKEGTELIVVDPRQTPLTERARYWLRIRPGTDAALALGFLHVIIGEELYDADFVLRWTSGFAELAEHVSAWTPERVAAITWVPADLIRKSARLYARSRPAAMGWGNAIEQNVHAFDTARALVCLMALCGNLDVPGGNIRANEPKILGLGPFVRADRIPTKPKEMIHAHHRTIPRLMTVPPAFFRKAVLEDIPYPVRAAYMQCTNPLVGYADTRKTLDTLMKLEFVAVSDIFMTPTAAFADIVLPAATHFEFNDIGHYGLGHGYILARPGVVDPPPECWPDMKILNALGKRLTPPEDWYETTDEFLEAVLAPACLSYEQFVAQGCLRGEERFRKYLKSGFKTPSGKVELRLSRAEKFGLPPLPGWAESPEADASDYPLILTSFKDPYYLHSSYRWVEKLRAHSSRPLAWIHPETGAQYGVEDGLPVRIETPTGHVVQTACLTRKVAPGVVCAAYGWWFPEAGDKTGGDWESANLNMLTSAETLGKAFGTPNLKGLRCRITGANG, encoded by the coding sequence ATGACAGATGAAATCCGGTGGCATAAAACCCATTGTGCCCGCATGGACCACGGGGGCTGCGCCCTGGTGGTGGGGGTAAGGGACAACCGGATCGTCAAAATCAAGGGCGATCCGGCGGGCTATCTGAACCGGGGGTATGTCTGCCCCAAGGGGCTGGCCTCGGCCGACCGCCTCAGCCACCCCCGGCGTCTGAAATATCCCCTGAAGCGGACCGGAAAGCGGGGAGAGGGTCAGTGGCAGCGGATTTCGTGGGACGAGGCCCTGGACACGGTCAGTGAAAACCTCGACCGGGTCCGCGCCCGGTACGGGGCCAAGGGCGTTGCCTTCTGTCAGGGGATGCCCAAGGGGATGGAGCATTTTGTGATGATCCGGCTGGCGAACCTGTTCGGCTCCCCCAATGTGGTGGCCGTGCAGGATGTCTGTCACGCCCCCCGGGAGGTGACCGGAATGCACACCTGCGGGTTTTACCCGGTCGCCGATTTTCACCATCCCAGCGAGAGTGTCCTGCTCTGGGGGAGCAATATCCTTCACACCAATGAAGAGGGGGAGATCTGCCGCCTGCTCCTGGACCGGTTAAAAGAGGGGACCGAACTCATCGTAGTGGACCCCCGTCAGACCCCCCTGACCGAACGGGCCAGATACTGGCTGCGGATCAGACCCGGAACGGATGCGGCCCTGGCCCTGGGCTTTCTCCATGTGATCATCGGAGAGGAGCTGTATGACGCCGATTTTGTCCTCCGGTGGACATCGGGCTTTGCGGAGCTGGCGGAACATGTCAGCGCCTGGACGCCGGAAAGGGTGGCGGCTATCACCTGGGTTCCGGCGGATCTCATCCGTAAAAGCGCCCGGCTGTACGCCAGATCCCGGCCGGCAGCAATGGGATGGGGCAACGCCATTGAACAAAACGTTCACGCCTTTGACACGGCCCGCGCCCTGGTCTGCCTCATGGCCCTGTGCGGCAACCTGGATGTGCCGGGCGGCAATATCCGCGCCAATGAGCCGAAGATCCTGGGCCTGGGCCCGTTTGTCCGGGCGGACCGGATTCCCACCAAGCCGAAGGAGATGATCCACGCCCACCACCGCACCATTCCCCGCCTGATGACTGTCCCCCCGGCCTTTTTCAGGAAAGCGGTGCTGGAAGATATCCCCTACCCGGTCCGGGCGGCCTACATGCAATGCACCAACCCCCTGGTGGGGTACGCTGACACCCGCAAGACCCTGGACACCCTCATGAAGCTCGAATTTGTGGCCGTGTCAGATATCTTTATGACGCCCACAGCCGCCTTTGCGGATATCGTGCTGCCGGCCGCCACCCACTTCGAGTTCAACGACATCGGCCATTACGGCCTCGGTCACGGCTACATTCTGGCCCGGCCCGGGGTGGTGGACCCGCCCCCGGAGTGCTGGCCGGACATGAAGATTCTCAACGCCCTGGGCAAGCGCCTCACCCCGCCGGAGGACTGGTATGAGACGACGGACGAATTTCTGGAGGCCGTGCTGGCACCTGCCTGCCTGAGCTATGAACAATTCGTGGCACAGGGCTGTCTCAGGGGAGAGGAGCGGTTTCGGAAATATCTGAAATCCGGCTTTAAGACACCCTCCGGCAAGGTGGAGCTGCGCCTCAGCCGGGCTGAAAAGTTCGGGCTGCCGCCGCTGCCGGGATGGGCGGAATCGCCGGAGGCCGATGCGTCCGATTATCCGCTGATTCTGACCAGCTTCAAAGACCCGTATTATCTGCACTCCTCCTACCGGTGGGTGGAAAAGCTCCGGGCGCACAGCTCCCGGCCCCTGGCCTGGATTCACCCGGAAACCGGCGCACAATACGGCGTTGAAGACGGCCTGCCGGTCCGGATTGAAACCCCCACGGGCCACGTCGTCCAGACGGCCTGCCTGACCCGGAAAGTGGCGCCGGGAGTGGTCTGCGCGGCTTACGGATGGTGGTTTCCCGAAGCCGGGGATAAAACCGGCGGCGACTGGGAAAGCGCCAACCTGAACATGCTCACCTCCGCCGAAACCCTGGGGAAGGCCTTCGGAACCCCCAACCTGAAAGGCCTCCGGTGCCGTATCACAGGGGCGAACGGGTAA
- a CDS encoding ferritin family protein, with amino-acid sequence MTLEEAIRTAIGYEKKIRDLYQAAAESADDPVGRHVFQMLADDEQNHVAYLESRLAQWEKDGKISLETLEKTLPSAETVRSALEKLEERMDKEDRKDEKQMLSKALQTEVETSNFYQKMVAELSGDGQKMFARFLEIENEHIDIVQAELDYLTHTGYWFDIKEFDME; translated from the coding sequence ATGACCTTGGAAGAAGCCATCAGAACCGCAATCGGATATGAGAAAAAAATCCGCGATCTTTACCAGGCTGCGGCGGAAAGCGCCGATGATCCGGTCGGCAGACATGTGTTTCAGATGCTGGCAGATGACGAACAGAACCATGTGGCCTATCTTGAAAGCCGACTTGCCCAATGGGAAAAAGACGGAAAGATCAGCCTAGAAACCTTGGAAAAAACCCTGCCGTCGGCAGAAACTGTCCGCAGCGCTCTGGAAAAGCTTGAAGAAAGAATGGACAAAGAAGACCGTAAAGATGAAAAACAGATGCTGAGCAAAGCACTTCAGACAGAGGTCGAAACCAGCAATTTTTATCAGAAAATGGTGGCAGAACTCTCCGGTGACGGACAGAAGATGTTTGCCCGGTTTCTGGAAATTGAAAACGAACACATCGACATCGTCCAAGCGGAGCTGGATTACCTGACCCACACCGGCTACTGGTTTGATATCAAAGAATTTGACATGGAGTAA